Proteins from a genomic interval of Maniola hyperantus chromosome 1, iAphHyp1.2, whole genome shotgun sequence:
- the Tgt gene encoding queuine tRNA-ribosyltransferase catalytic subunit isoform X2 — protein sequence MGSTPIALTFNVQAKCNISRARAASMKLPHYEVQTPVFMPVGTQGTMKGLLPDQLENLNCEIILGNTYHLGNRPGVEVLTKVGGLHKFMGWNRALLTDSGGFQMVSLLKLAEITEQGVKFKSPYDDSEIMLTPEKSIEIQNCIGADIIMQLDDVVQTTFQDYDRIKEATERTSRWLDRCLKAHKRPTEQNIFPIVQGLLNPELRRQSAEEHITKDVNGFAIGGLSGGEAKDDFWPMVSLGTEILDKNKPRYLMGVGLAIDLVVCVALGIDMFDCVFPTRTAMRLMRTMRENIKQGTFPQFVKKFVNDLHPDKNYPSWIINSLMSVGINLLED from the exons ATGGGAAGCACACCGATAGCTTTAACGTTCAATGTGCAAGCAAAATGTAACATATCAAGAGCTCGAGCCGCATCAATGAAGTTACCGCATTATGAAGTTCAAACTCCTGTATTTATGCCGGTTGGAACTCAG ggaACAATGAAAGGATTATTGCCAGATCAGcttgaaaatttaaattgtgagATTATATTGGGAAACACCTATCATTTGGGAAACAGACCTGGTGTTGAAGTACTGACGAAAGTAGGAGGCCTTCACAAGTTTATGGGATGGAACAGAGCACTCCTCACTGACTCAGGAGGATTTCAAATGGTATCTTTGCTTAAATTGGCAGAGATTACAGAACAAGGTGTCAAATTTAAATCCCCGTATGATGATAGTGAAATAATGTTAACACCAGAGAAGTCTATAGAAATTCAAAATTGTATAG GTGCTGATATTATAATGCAGCTAGACGATGTAGTACAAACAACATTCCAAGATTATGATCGCATAAAAGAAGCCACAGAAAGAACAAGTCGCTGGCTGGACCGTTGTCTAAAAGCTCATAAAAGGCCTACCGAACAAAATATATTCCCCATAGTACAAGGCTTATTAAATCCAGAATTACGAAGACAGAGTGCTGAGGAACATATCACAAAAGATGTAAATGGTTTTGCTATTGGAGGtcttag TGGAGGAGAAGCAAAAGATGACTTTTGGCCGATGGTCAGCCTGGGGACTGAAATActagataaaaataaaccacGCTATCTGATGGGAGTGGGTTTAGCTATTGACCTTGTTGTGTGTGTTGCACTGGGAATTGACATGTTTGATTGTGTATTCCCTACACGGACAGCT ATGCGTCTGATGAGAACCATGAGAGAAAATATTAAACAAGGAACATTCCCGCAATTTGTTAAGAAATTTGTAAATGACTTACATCCTGATAAGAACTATCCTAGTTGGATTATAAACTCGTTGATGTCTGTTGGAATTAACTTATTGGAAGACTAA
- the Tgt gene encoding queuine tRNA-ribosyltransferase catalytic subunit isoform X1 — MGSTPIALTFNVQAKCNISRARAASMKLPHYEVQTPVFMPVGTQGTMKGLLPDQLENLNCEIILGNTYHLGNRPGVEVLTKVGGLHKFMGWNRALLTDSGGFQMVSLLKLAEITEQGVKFKSPYDDSEIMLTPEKSIEIQNCIGADIIMQLDDVVQTTFQDYDRIKEATERTSRWLDRCLKAHKRPTEQNIFPIVQGLLNPELRRQSAEEHITKDVNGFAIGGLSGGEAKDDFWPMVSLGTEILDKNKPRYLMGVGLAIDLVVCVALGIDMFDCVFPTRTARFGCALINTGQLNLKQKQFESDLNPIDKDCECTTCKNYTRAYLHCIVSVETVACHLISVHNIAFQMRLMRTMRENIKQGTFPQFVKKFVNDLHPDKNYPSWIINSLMSVGINLLED; from the exons ATGGGAAGCACACCGATAGCTTTAACGTTCAATGTGCAAGCAAAATGTAACATATCAAGAGCTCGAGCCGCATCAATGAAGTTACCGCATTATGAAGTTCAAACTCCTGTATTTATGCCGGTTGGAACTCAG ggaACAATGAAAGGATTATTGCCAGATCAGcttgaaaatttaaattgtgagATTATATTGGGAAACACCTATCATTTGGGAAACAGACCTGGTGTTGAAGTACTGACGAAAGTAGGAGGCCTTCACAAGTTTATGGGATGGAACAGAGCACTCCTCACTGACTCAGGAGGATTTCAAATGGTATCTTTGCTTAAATTGGCAGAGATTACAGAACAAGGTGTCAAATTTAAATCCCCGTATGATGATAGTGAAATAATGTTAACACCAGAGAAGTCTATAGAAATTCAAAATTGTATAG GTGCTGATATTATAATGCAGCTAGACGATGTAGTACAAACAACATTCCAAGATTATGATCGCATAAAAGAAGCCACAGAAAGAACAAGTCGCTGGCTGGACCGTTGTCTAAAAGCTCATAAAAGGCCTACCGAACAAAATATATTCCCCATAGTACAAGGCTTATTAAATCCAGAATTACGAAGACAGAGTGCTGAGGAACATATCACAAAAGATGTAAATGGTTTTGCTATTGGAGGtcttag TGGAGGAGAAGCAAAAGATGACTTTTGGCCGATGGTCAGCCTGGGGACTGAAATActagataaaaataaaccacGCTATCTGATGGGAGTGGGTTTAGCTATTGACCTTGTTGTGTGTGTTGCACTGGGAATTGACATGTTTGATTGTGTATTCCCTACACGGACAGCT aGATTTGGCTGTGCTTTAATAAATACAGGTCAATTGAACCTAAAACAGAAACAGTTTGAAAGTGATCTCAATCCCATTGACAAAGACTGTGAATGTACTACATGTAAAAACTACACCAGAGCCTATTTACATTGTATAGTATCAGTTGAAACAGTAGCATGCCATTTGATCTCGGTGCACAATATTGCGTTtcag ATGCGTCTGATGAGAACCATGAGAGAAAATATTAAACAAGGAACATTCCCGCAATTTGTTAAGAAATTTGTAAATGACTTACATCCTGATAAGAACTATCCTAGTTGGATTATAAACTCGTTGATGTCTGTTGGAATTAACTTATTGGAAGACTAA
- the LOC117982373 gene encoding coiled-coil domain-containing protein 25 has protein sequence MVFYFTSDVVSPPVTLFMGTDKHENEDLIKWGWPEDVWFHVDKVSSAHVYLRLAPGQTIDDIPNSVLDDACQLVKANSIMGNKMNDIDIVYTMWSNLKKTTGMEVGQVAFHKDKDVRKVRIIKRINDIVNRLNKTKREAFPDLRLERETRDKLEREDKKKLVREKKEKEKEEEKRKKEEAELRSYATLMKKENMKTNHDGNDSDDFM, from the exons atggttttttattttacaagcgATGTTGTTTCACCACCTGTAACTTTATTCATGGGTACCGACAAACATGAGA ATGAAGATTTAATTAAATGGGGATGGCCTGAAGATGTTTGGTTCCACGTTGATAAAGTTTCATCAGCACATGTCTACCTTCGTTTAGCACCT GGTCAAACAATAGATGATATACCAAATTCTGTGCTTGATGATGCATGCCAATTAGTAAAAGCCAACTCTATAATGGGCAATAAGATGAATGATATTGACATTGTTTACACTATGTGGTcaaatttgaagaaaacaacTGGTATGGAG GTAGGACAGGTTGCATTTCACAAAGATAAGGATGTAAGAAAAGTCAGAATAATTAAAAGAATTAATGATATTGTGAATAGACTAAACAAAACTAAAAGAGAAGCATTTCCTGATTTGAGACTAGAAAGAGAAACTAGAGACAAATTAGAAAGAGAAGATAAAAAGAAATTGGtaagagaaaaaaaggaaaaagaaaaagaagaagaaaaacgcaAGAAAGAGGAAGCAGAGTTAAGAAGCTATGCTACTTTGATGAAGaaagaaaatatgaaaacaaATCATGATGGAAATGATTCCGATGATTTTATGTAA
- the LOC138403296 gene encoding uncharacterized protein, producing the protein MATSQDFVTLGELFERTCEEEDEELFARVKTIIEKSLPLGWRDWRVIDWSKEGLLGRKTDHKILNKIRYAIPSVELVKAFYPKTKTIGEKSYKKMKLKLLDWDICRALTTNPNHVTAKLRGSSAQAEIFNRAVEPIRASVYSREQISEVLTTDVESHQNRIRSYSRSISDNRTKPTLTRSIKRGPTRRLSPSSEGSSTQSRPRRNRSYSSSPDENSPKRRCYSSSPSRSPERNPVESRLDRLENMIENVFSIMNNKDNENRSENSNWRAPSPEMNLPPHASDKDANNDWDIFSPETKESEPAIPRADPTLEQQGLKCQRLGEATWNKIRYAESQKKLQASPVFHCLRVNAPLYQHSNPSQLKDLLGKCDSAFGTITHGLLIQRLRLQEALKKVAQQHPEATGNLMKILASDSDLRTISDDLLQYTCGKRAEIIESRRKLYEPKNNYYRSVLSEIPPSNTHLWDEEKLQDAIKNHGISKIAPPPRRTFSNNVEKDNKQKQPRDLNHLKKTFQVSKKFKQQFKQPEFKQRSHQSSKDQKRHSFKERSGRDRRRYL; encoded by the coding sequence ATGGCGACCTCCCAGGATTTCGTCACTCTAGGAGAACTGTTCGAGAGAACTTGTGAGGAAGAAGATGAAGAATTATTTGCTAGAGTCAAAACAATCATAGAAAAAAGCCTGCCCCTGGGCTGGAGAGACTGGAGAGTCATAGACTGGTCCAAAGAAGGACTTTTGGGCAGAAAAACTGATCATAAGATCTTAAATAAAATTCGCTACGCTATCCCATCAGTGGAACTGGTGAAGGCTTTCTACCCGAAAACAAAGACTATCGGAGAAAAATCGTACAAAAAGATGAAGCTCAAACTTTTAGACTGGGACATCTGCAGAGCCCTAACGACTAACCCAAACCACGTAACAGCCAAACTGCGGGGCTCATCAGCACAAGCAGAAATATTTAATAGGGCAGTCGAACCAATAAGAGCGTCGGTCTACTCAAGAGAACAAATCTCAGAAGTTCTCACAACGGACGTGGAGTCCCACCAAAATAGAATACGAAGTTACTCCAGATCCATTTCAGACAACAGGACAAAACCCACTCTAACTAGATCCATAAAACGGGGGCCCACCAGACGATTATCACCTTCTTCGGAAGGAAGCTCTACCCAATCAAGGCCAAGGAGAAACCGCTCTTACTCATCATCACCAGATGAAAACTCTCCTAAGCGCAGGTGTTATTCATCATCACCGTCACGGTCACCGGAACGGAACCCAGTCGAGTCAAGACTGGACCGACTGGAGAACATGATAGAAAATGTTTTTTCTATAATGAATAACAAGGATAACGAAAATCGGTCTGAAAATTCAAACTGGCGGGCCCCTAGCCCAGAGATGAATCTACCTCCTCATGCCTCTGATAAAGATGCTAATAATGATTGGGACATTTTTTCACCCGAAACAAAAGAGAGTGAGCCAGCCATTCCCAGAGCCGATCCCACCCTTGAGCAACAAGGTCTAAAATGTCAAAGACTCGGAGAAGCAACCTGGAATAAAATTCGCTACGCAGAATCTCAAAAGAAACTACAGGCATCGCCGGTGTTTCACTGCCTGCGAGTAAATGCACCCCTTTACCAACATTCCAACCCTAGCCAACTGAAAGACCTACTGGGAAAATGTGACTCGGCATTTGGCACAATCACACACGGCCTCCTCATACAACGCCTAAGGCTCCAGGAAGCGCTAAAAAAAGTGGCCCAACAGCACCCTGAAGCAACAGGAAACTTAATGAAGATATTAGCCTCAGACAGTGATCTTCGTACAATTTCCGACGACCTACTCCAATATACCTGCGGAAAACGAGCGGAAATCATTGAATCCCGTCGGAAATTGTACGAACCAAAGAACAACTACTATCGTTCAGTCCTCAGCGAAATCCCACCTTCAAACACCCACCTATGGGATGAAGAAAAACTACAGGACGCAATAAAAAACCACGGTATTTCTAAAATCGCTCCACCTCCTCGCCGAACATTTTCGAATAATGTGGAAAAGGATAACAAACAGAAACAACCTAGAGACTTAAACCACTTAAAGAAAACATTCCAAGTATCCAAGAAATTCAAACAGCAATTTAAACAACCAGAATTTAAACAGCGATCCCACCAGTCGTCAAAGGATCAAAAACGCCACAGCTTCAAGGAAAGAAGTGGGAGGGACAGAAGGCGGTACCTTTGA